The Chryseobacterium indicum genome includes a window with the following:
- a CDS encoding microviridin/marinostatin family tricyclic proteinase inhibitor produces MKNKDSKKKPFFASFLEKQLQDPEKIKGGGDVTIASQDSITKPAVDTVTKPIYDMAQTMKYPSDGDDDSPSV; encoded by the coding sequence ATGAAAAACAAAGATTCAAAAAAGAAGCCTTTCTTCGCTTCATTTTTAGAGAAACAATTACAGGATCCTGAAAAAATTAAAGGAGGTGGAGATGTAACTATTGCATCACAGGACAGCATTACAAAACCCGCTGTAGATACAGTTACAAAGCCAATCTATGATATGGCGCAAACAATGAAATATCCTTCCGACGGAG
- a CDS encoding microviridin/marinostatin family tricyclic proteinase inhibitor has protein sequence MKRSDKKKPFFASFLEKQIQNPEEVQGGGGIITGLMDDSVTLPAKDSVFTLKTLDGPVTTTPITDTPVTLKYPSDSDEGGFNPGNPPGIE, from the coding sequence ATGAAAAGAAGCGATAAGAAAAAACCGTTTTTTGCTTCGTTTTTAGAGAAGCAGATTCAGAATCCTGAAGAAGTTCAGGGCGGTGGCGGAATAATAACAGGATTAATGGATGATTCTGTTACGTTACCCGCAAAAGATTCTGTTTTTACTTTAAAAACGCTGGACGGACCAGTAACCACAACACCGATTACAGATACTCCTGTCACACTGAAATATCCTTCAGACAGTGACGAGGGAGGATTTAATCCGGGTAATCCTCCGGGAATTGAATAG
- a CDS encoding microviridin/marinostatin family tricyclic proteinase inhibitor, translated as MENKKNKKPFFASFLERQITEPEKIKGGSETVATAPLRDNVTTALQDSVTKPSNDNVTMKYPSDSDEGGTEI; from the coding sequence ATGGAAAATAAGAAAAACAAAAAGCCGTTTTTTGCATCATTTTTAGAAAGACAGATCACAGAACCGGAAAAAATCAAAGGAGGATCTGAAACTGTTGCGACAGCTCCATTGAGAGATAATGTTACAACAGCACTTCAGGACAGCGTTACAAAACCTTCCAATGATAATGTTACCATGAAGTATCCTTCAGACAGTGATGAAGGGGGTACAGAAATCTAA